The following proteins are co-located in the Romeriopsis navalis LEGE 11480 genome:
- a CDS encoding NAD(P)H-quinone oxidoreductase subunit 5 — translation MEQLYQYAWLIPVLPLFGAVLVGVGLISFNKDTNRLRKPVAMFIVSLIGTAMVLSLGIFVSQFQGHAPYTHMIEWAAAGDFKLTMGYTVDHLTSLMLVVVTTVALLVMIYTDGYMAHDKSYVRFYAYLSLFSSSMLGLVLSPNLIQVYVFWELVGMCSYLLIGFWFDRKGAADACQKAFVTNRVGDFGLLLGILGLFWATHSFEFDVMGSRLEGLVESGAITGGLAALFAILVFLGPVAKSAQFPLHVWLPDAMEGPTPISALIHAATMVAAGVFLIARMFPVFENIPTAMNVIAWTGAATAFIGATTAMTQNDIKKGLAYSTMSQLGYMVMAMGVGGYSAGLFHLMTHAYFKAMLFLGSGSVIHGMEDVVGHNPAYAQDMRLMGGLRKFMPITAITFLIGTLAICGVPPFAGFWSKDEILHLAYESNPGLWFVGFITAGITAFYMFRMYISTFEGEFRGTDNAAMQLIEGEQLRLMGVAVGPGAMSSKELEAKSEHDASHGDHGHHASEPHESPFAMTFPLMALAVPSMLIGLVGTPFHNYFEEFIHAPGEVFQLEPVNMGEFLLMGGSSVGVGLIGITLAVMMYGQKKIDPANIADKFPTLYNWSKNKWYFDEFYDKFFVQGSRNVARQVLEVDSKVVDGVVNLTGLVTLLTGEGLKYLENGRAQFYALIVFGAVLGLVIFSGIS, via the coding sequence CGCAAGCCAGTCGCGATGTTTATCGTTTCGCTGATTGGCACCGCTATGGTCTTGTCGCTGGGCATTTTTGTGAGCCAGTTCCAAGGTCACGCTCCTTATACTCATATGATTGAGTGGGCCGCAGCGGGCGACTTTAAGCTAACGATGGGCTATACGGTCGATCACCTGACATCCCTGATGCTGGTGGTGGTGACGACGGTAGCGCTATTGGTGATGATCTACACCGATGGCTATATGGCCCATGACAAGAGCTATGTCCGGTTTTATGCGTACTTGAGTTTGTTTAGTTCGTCGATGCTGGGTCTGGTGCTCAGTCCGAACTTGATTCAGGTCTATGTCTTTTGGGAATTGGTGGGCATGTGCTCCTACCTGCTGATCGGCTTTTGGTTCGATCGTAAGGGCGCCGCCGATGCCTGCCAAAAAGCCTTTGTCACGAACCGCGTCGGTGACTTTGGTCTGCTGCTAGGGATTTTGGGCCTGTTTTGGGCCACCCACAGCTTCGAGTTTGATGTAATGGGTTCGCGCCTCGAAGGTCTAGTCGAGAGCGGCGCAATTACTGGCGGTTTGGCCGCCCTATTTGCGATCTTGGTGTTCCTCGGGCCAGTGGCCAAGTCCGCCCAGTTCCCACTGCATGTCTGGCTGCCAGATGCGATGGAAGGTCCGACACCAATTTCCGCTTTGATCCACGCGGCCACAATGGTTGCCGCTGGTGTATTCCTAATTGCGCGGATGTTCCCGGTGTTTGAGAACATTCCGACCGCAATGAATGTAATTGCCTGGACCGGGGCCGCAACGGCATTCATCGGTGCGACAACGGCAATGACGCAGAACGATATCAAGAAAGGGTTGGCCTATTCCACCATGTCCCAGTTGGGCTACATGGTTATGGCGATGGGCGTTGGCGGCTATAGCGCCGGACTATTTCACTTGATGACCCATGCTTACTTCAAAGCGATGCTGTTCTTGGGTTCCGGCTCAGTGATTCACGGCATGGAAGATGTTGTCGGTCACAACCCGGCCTACGCCCAGGACATGCGTCTGATGGGGGGGCTGCGCAAGTTTATGCCGATCACCGCGATTACTTTCTTGATTGGCACCTTGGCGATTTGCGGTGTGCCACCGTTCGCGGGTTTCTGGTCGAAGGATGAGATTCTGCACTTGGCTTATGAGTCAAATCCGGGCCTTTGGTTCGTCGGGTTTATTACCGCTGGGATCACGGCCTTCTATATGTTCCGCATGTATATCTCTACCTTTGAAGGGGAGTTTCGCGGGACGGATAACGCGGCCATGCAGCTGATTGAAGGGGAGCAACTGCGCCTGATGGGTGTGGCGGTTGGTCCTGGTGCGATGTCATCCAAAGAGTTGGAGGCGAAGTCCGAGCATGATGCGAGCCACGGCGATCATGGACATCATGCCAGTGAGCCGCACGAGTCACCATTCGCCATGACGTTCCCGCTGATGGCGTTGGCGGTGCCATCGATGTTGATTGGTTTGGTGGGCACACCCTTCCACAACTACTTTGAAGAATTTATTCATGCACCGGGGGAAGTCTTCCAGCTTGAGCCGGTGAATATGGGCGAATTCTTATTGATGGGCGGTAGCTCCGTCGGTGTGGGCTTAATCGGGATCACCCTGGCTGTGATGATGTATGGCCAGAAGAAAATCGATCCGGCCAACATCGCGGACAAGTTCCCGACACTTTACAACTGGTCGAAGAACAAGTGGTACTTCGATGAGTTTTACGACAAGTTCTTTGTCCAAGGTTCGCGCAATGTGGCGCGGCAGGTCTTGGAAGTCGATTCCAAGGTGGTTGATGGTGTGGTTAACCTCACGGGTTTGGTCACGCTACTCACGGGTGAAGGCTTGAAATACTTGGAAAATGGCCGGGCACAGTTCTACGCATTGATCGTCTTCGGTGCGGTGCTGGGCTTAGTGATCTTCTCGGGTATTAGCTAG